A single window of candidate division WOR-3 bacterium DNA harbors:
- the rpsU gene encoding 30S ribosomal protein S21, with the protein MSEIYVKEGESYESFIRRFRRACERAGIPREIKKREFYEKPSERRKRKLAEARRKLLRRLQEQEGR; encoded by the coding sequence ATGTCAGAAATTTATGTAAAAGAAGGAGAAAGTTACGAAAGCTTCATCAGACGTTTTCGACGGGCCTGCGAACGAGCCGGGATACCCCGGGAAATCAAAAAACGCGAATTCTATGAAAAACCTAGTGAACGACGCAAACGCAAACTCGCTGAAGCACGCCGTAAACTCTTGCGCCGTCTACAAGAGCAAGAAGGTCGTTAA
- a CDS encoding Smr/MutS family protein: MFNQEELFNRAARLLEFDRILEDVAFFAQTPLGKELIYKTKPLNSIVELKSEHEILDEVLKLQESWNLKDIYDFRRELSTIADLSTLSPVFYRNILRNMQIFRKIRDFFHNHHTKYPKLSQLTQNLVVNEEFERLIDQTIDEYGEIRSTASEELKIIREKLHDQRALILTKLKKILDSNRRYLQSTEIALKNNRFCLPVKIEYQSNVSGIIHEFSEAQKTIFVEPLELIVEQNHYTKLKTQEKEEERKILKTIAQNCLKIKDKLVHSLEIIGQLDLLFAKKAYILQNNCVRPVVTTYGALKIYGGVNPILKKTKKEIVPLDISLDDNIKVVLISGPNAGGKTVALKTIGILSLMAICGFYIPADPNTQIPFFKKIFVEIGDEQSLENNLSSFSAHLTRINKILNAADEKSLILIDEICSSTDPDEGSALAFAILEALKDKKSLTLATSHFGKLKSLVAQASGMLNAAMEFSNQPTYRLRLGCYGESSAIVICRQLGVSEKILKNAEKYLDKERVQLSKKINELNLEIQKYYKLNSELESAKTTLENTKRDLETKLISLREQLNEEKQKLLKLKQSWLINARRKIEQLIQEIKETQAEKETIKKAKEYIQNELATVSNELVALNHFDSNSDDNFSIGDYVYSKTYKKTGRIIERNRKLYTVAIGNIKIELPPFDLIKAGPPAESYNDDNLDRRTSVKEQFESVLNIRGLNKEEALYLLNKFLDTAYENNITEVKVIHGKGKGILKDLVWEHLKTDKRVKRFSLGESYEGGQGVTKIELKAQI, translated from the coding sequence ATGTTTAACCAAGAAGAACTTTTTAATCGCGCAGCAAGGCTGCTTGAATTCGATCGCATTCTTGAAGACGTTGCGTTTTTTGCGCAAACGCCGCTTGGTAAAGAGTTGATTTACAAAACTAAGCCTTTAAATTCAATTGTTGAACTAAAAAGCGAGCATGAAATTTTAGACGAAGTCTTAAAACTTCAAGAATCCTGGAACCTTAAAGATATCTACGATTTCCGTCGCGAATTAAGCACCATTGCCGATCTATCCACCCTCTCCCCTGTTTTTTATCGAAACATTTTAAGAAACATGCAGATTTTCCGCAAAATTCGAGATTTTTTCCATAACCACCACACAAAATACCCTAAGCTATCTCAGCTTACTCAAAACTTAGTAGTCAATGAAGAGTTTGAGAGATTAATCGACCAAACTATTGATGAATACGGGGAAATTCGAAGCACCGCATCCGAAGAATTAAAAATTATACGAGAAAAGTTGCACGACCAGCGTGCTTTAATTTTAACTAAGCTCAAAAAAATCCTTGACTCTAATCGTAGATATCTTCAAAGCACCGAAATTGCCTTAAAGAACAATCGCTTCTGTCTGCCAGTAAAAATTGAATACCAATCAAATGTTTCAGGAATTATCCATGAATTCTCCGAAGCCCAAAAAACTATTTTTGTGGAACCATTAGAACTTATCGTGGAACAAAACCATTATACTAAACTAAAGACTCAGGAAAAAGAGGAAGAACGCAAAATTCTAAAAACAATTGCTCAAAATTGTTTAAAAATAAAAGACAAACTGGTACACTCCCTAGAAATAATCGGCCAACTTGATTTACTGTTTGCTAAAAAGGCTTACATTCTACAAAACAATTGTGTCCGACCAGTAGTCACCACCTACGGTGCATTAAAGATTTACGGTGGAGTTAATCCGATACTTAAAAAAACTAAAAAAGAAATAGTACCGCTCGATATTTCACTTGATGATAATATTAAAGTTGTTTTAATTTCGGGACCAAATGCCGGTGGTAAAACAGTGGCCTTAAAAACAATAGGTATCTTATCACTAATGGCAATATGTGGTTTTTATATCCCGGCCGATCCTAATACGCAAATACCATTTTTTAAAAAAATTTTTGTGGAAATTGGTGATGAACAGTCTCTCGAGAATAATCTTTCATCCTTTAGTGCGCACTTAACAAGAATCAACAAGATATTAAATGCCGCTGACGAAAAAAGTTTAATTTTAATCGATGAAATCTGTTCATCAACCGATCCTGACGAAGGATCAGCATTAGCATTTGCTATTCTTGAGGCCCTTAAGGATAAAAAAAGCCTGACTTTAGCAACTAGTCATTTCGGAAAATTAAAATCACTTGTCGCCCAGGCTTCAGGTATGTTAAATGCGGCAATGGAGTTTTCAAACCAACCCACTTATCGATTAAGACTCGGCTGCTATGGAGAATCGAGTGCAATAGTAATTTGTAGGCAATTGGGTGTTTCCGAGAAAATTTTAAAAAACGCTGAAAAATATCTTGATAAAGAACGCGTCCAGTTATCAAAGAAAATAAATGAATTGAATCTTGAAATACAAAAATATTATAAACTCAACAGTGAATTAGAAAGCGCTAAAACCACATTAGAAAACACAAAAAGAGATTTAGAGACCAAACTCATTAGTCTTCGCGAACAGTTAAATGAGGAAAAACAAAAACTACTAAAATTAAAACAATCGTGGCTAATTAATGCTCGGCGTAAAATCGAACAATTAATTCAAGAGATTAAAGAAACCCAAGCCGAGAAGGAAACAATTAAGAAAGCCAAAGAATATATTCAAAATGAATTGGCTACGGTTAGTAACGAATTAGTTGCACTAAATCATTTCGATAGCAATTCTGATGACAATTTTAGTATTGGTGACTATGTGTATAGCAAAACTTACAAAAAAACTGGACGAATTATTGAACGCAACAGAAAATTATATACAGTGGCCATTGGCAATATAAAAATTGAGTTGCCCCCATTTGATCTAATTAAGGCCGGTCCTCCGGCGGAAAGTTATAACGACGACAATTTAGATCGTCGGACATCGGTTAAAGAACAATTTGAATCTGTTCTTAATATTCGTGGTCTAAATAAAGAAGAAGCTTTATATTTGCTAAATAAATTCTTAGATACGGCTTATGAGAATAATATTACAGAAGTAAAGGTCATTCATGGCAAAGGTAAGGGTATTTTAAAGGATTTGGTTTGGGAGCATTTAAAGACTGACAAGCGGGTTAAGCGCTTTTCGTTAGGCGAAAGTTATGAGGGTGGCCAAGGTGTTACTAAGATAGAACTTAAAGCACAGATATGA